The Flammeovirga agarivorans genome has a window encoding:
- a CDS encoding DUF4625 domain-containing protein: protein MKKHLLKNYLFLIIVLFGSVGCQDNDEFQKELVQIYEIETDHIIEEDTTEYLGLNASFSYIDFAYLRVDIKPTDEATQHWNSTFIYDDLTEYEFHGQYSIPKDASGEYEIILYLSDKNGYQTQLSQTFRLEEH from the coding sequence ATGAAAAAACACCTACTAAAAAATTATCTTTTTCTCATTATAGTATTATTTGGATCAGTCGGTTGTCAGGACAATGATGAGTTTCAAAAAGAACTTGTTCAGATATATGAAATAGAGACAGATCATATTATTGAAGAAGACACTACGGAGTACTTAGGATTAAATGCCTCGTTTAGTTATATAGATTTTGCTTATCTAAGAGTAGATATTAAACCTACGGATGAAGCTACTCAGCATTGGAATTCAACTTTTATTTATGATGATCTTACAGAATATGAATTTCATGGTCAATACAGTATTCCAAAGGATGCTTCTGGCGAATATGAAATAATTTTGTATTTATCAGATAAGAATGGATATCAGACCCAATTATCACAAACATTTCGTCTAGAGGAACATTAG
- a CDS encoding adenine phosphoribosyltransferase — protein MDLKKYIRDVQDFPKPGIGFKDITTLLIAPEAVKEALQQFVALAKGKGITKVVSMESRGFFFGPMIANEINAGFVPVRKPGKLPYKTVKQEYALEYGTDTLEMHLGAIEKGDKVLIHDDVLATGGTAEAVVKMVESQGAEVVQLDFLIDLTFLNGKDKLKGHHINALIEY, from the coding sequence ATGGATTTAAAAAAATACATTAGAGACGTACAAGATTTTCCAAAACCAGGAATTGGTTTTAAAGATATTACAACTTTACTTATTGCTCCTGAGGCAGTAAAAGAAGCACTTCAACAGTTTGTAGCATTAGCTAAAGGCAAAGGGATTACTAAAGTAGTTTCAATGGAATCTAGAGGTTTCTTTTTTGGCCCAATGATCGCCAATGAAATTAACGCTGGATTTGTACCCGTTCGTAAACCGGGAAAACTTCCATACAAGACCGTTAAACAGGAGTATGCATTAGAATACGGGACAGACACTTTAGAAATGCATTTAGGAGCGATAGAAAAGGGAGATAAAGTCTTAATCCATGATGATGTATTAGCTACAGGAGGAACGGCAGAAGCAGTAGTTAAAATGGTGGAAAGCCAAGGAGCTGAAGTTGTCCAATTAGATTTTCTCATTGACCTAACCTTCCTCAACGGAAAAGATAAATTAAAAGGGCATCACATAAATGCTCTTATTGAATATTAA